A single region of the Rhizobium etli CFN 42 genome encodes:
- the repC gene encoding plasmid replication protein RepC translates to MESGSVTTPFGRRPMTFGMLASQAAARKIEPGRSIDKWKLYRALCEARPLLGITDRALSILNALLSFYPKGELSEENGLVVFPSNTQLSLRAHGMAEQTIRRHLAALIEAGLLIRKDSPNGKRYARKEQGGEIREAFGFSLAPLLARADEIERLAAEMAAERLQLQRLKERLTLCRRDIAKLIEMAVEEGASGDWSGVHLHFRGIVERLPRSPSFEKIAAALDELELLREEITNQLEMQVKAPNQSGNAQHSERHIQNSNPHYTTELEPRFETKQGATVDDQSEGWAEPRARIATQEGKGRPMPAANSASVAGGGLKSFPLGLVLQACPEIAAYGPQGSVGTWRDLMAAAVVVRSMLGVSPSAYEQACEVMGPENAATVIACVLERAGHINSAGGYLRDLTRRAERGEFAIGPMLMALVRTNSPIRGKTG, encoded by the coding sequence ATGGAAAGCGGAAGTGTGACGACGCCCTTCGGGCGGCGGCCGATGACGTTTGGCATGTTGGCAAGTCAGGCCGCTGCCCGAAAAATCGAGCCCGGCCGATCGATTGATAAATGGAAACTCTATCGCGCCCTGTGCGAGGCCAGGCCGCTGCTCGGCATTACAGACCGGGCGCTTTCCATCCTGAACGCCTTGCTGAGCTTTTATCCCAAGGGAGAGCTCTCCGAGGAGAACGGCTTGGTCGTATTTCCTTCGAATACGCAGCTCTCTCTGCGCGCGCATGGAATGGCGGAGCAGACGATCCGTCGCCACCTGGCGGCGCTGATCGAGGCCGGATTGCTGATCCGCAAGGACAGCCCGAACGGCAAGCGTTACGCTCGCAAGGAGCAGGGCGGGGAGATCCGTGAGGCATTCGGCTTCTCGCTGGCGCCGCTGCTTGCGCGCGCGGACGAGATCGAGCGGCTGGCGGCCGAGATGGCAGCCGAACGATTGCAGCTGCAGCGGCTCAAAGAGCGCCTGACGCTTTGCAGGCGCGACATCGCCAAGCTCATCGAGATGGCCGTGGAAGAGGGCGCCTCTGGTGATTGGAGCGGGGTCCACCTGCATTTTCGAGGCATCGTCGAACGGCTGCCGCGCTCGCCATCCTTCGAGAAGATTGCCGCCGCACTCGACGAACTGGAACTGTTGCGCGAAGAAATCACCAATCAGTTGGAAATGCAGGTTAAAGCTCCAAATCAAAGCGGCAATGCCCAACATTCTGAGCGGCACATACAGAATTCAAACCCACACTACACTACTGAACTTGAACCACGCTTCGAAACGAAGCAGGGCGCAACGGTGGACGACCAATCGGAAGGTTGGGCCGAGCCGAGGGCCAGAATAGCGACACAGGAGGGGAAGGGCAGGCCCATGCCAGCTGCAAACTCAGCCTCGGTTGCCGGCGGCGGGCTCAAATCCTTCCCGCTGGGCCTGGTGCTGCAGGCCTGCCCAGAGATCGCCGCCTATGGACCGCAGGGCTCGGTGGGCACATGGCGCGATCTGATGGCGGCGGCTGTCGTCGTGCGCTCAATGCTCGGAGTGAGCCCCTCGGCCTATGAACAGGCCTGCGAGGTCATGGGGCCTGAAAATGCGGCTACCGTCATAGCGTGCGTGCTTGAAAGGGCAGGGCACATCAATTC